ACGGTCGGCGAGGCAGTCCAGGAGTTTCTTCACGTTGGCGTCATCGATATGGCGGTCGATAATCACGCATTCCATGGCGTTGCACACGCCGGTGCGCTGCGTCTTGGCGTTAATCAGAATGTTCACCGCCTTGTCCATGTCGGCGGACTTATCGATGTACACGTGGCAGATGCCGTTGAAGTGCTTGATCACAGGAATCTTGCTCTGTTCCACGACGGCGCGGATCAGGCGTTCGCCACCGCGGGGGATCACCAGGTCGATGCAGTCGCTACGCTGCAACAGCATGCCCACCAGGTCGTGGCTGGTTTCGGTCACCAGCTGCACGGCGTCTTCGTCAATGCCGTTTTCGGCAAGGGCCTTGTGGAAAATCCCGGCGAGGCACTTGGCGGAATTCAGGGATTCCTTGCCGCCGCGCAAAATCACGGCGTTTCCCGCCTTGAAGCAGAGGCATGCGCCGTCAATCGTCACATTCGGGCGGCTTTCAAAAATAAAGAACACGGAGCCGATAGGCACGGCCACGCGGCTAATCTTGATGCCGTTCTTCAGTTCGCGGCTTTCCAGCACCCGGTTCAGCGGGTCGGTAAAGGCGGCAATTTCTTCGGCGCCCTTGGCCATGGCCTCAATGCGGGTGTCGTTCAATGTCAAACGGTCCATCTTGGCGTCGTCGAGCTTGCCGGCGGCAGCTTCCAGGTCAAGTTTGTTCGCGGCCAGGATTTCCGGCTTGTGTTCCCGGAGCAACTTTGCCACCAGGTTCAGCACGGCACTCCGTTTTTCGCCAGAGAGGGTGCGCAGGTTCTTGCTTGCTTTTTTGGCGTTTTTCGCCAAAAGGTCGGAATATTCGTCCAAGTTGGAATAATTTTTAGTCATGTTTTTAATATAGAAACTTGCTTTTTCACAAAAAGAAGTGTATTTTCAAAATACAGGTTTGTTTTTACCCTCGACATTGAGTGGTAGTCTAGGGTATCGGACTTGGGTGTAAGAGCCCGGCGTTCAACGTCGGGTTTCTTTTTTTATATCTTTATACCGTAAAATAAAGAACGGTAAGTAATGAACATTTACAGTTGGAACGTCAACGGAATCCGTTCCGCCCTCAAGAAAGGGCTGGAAAACTGGTTCCACGAGACCAATCCCGATATCCTGTGCCTCCAGGAAGTCCGCGCCGAGACAGACCAGATTCCGGAATCCATGGCCAAGCCCGAAGGCTACTTTGCCTACTGGAACCCCTGCCAGCGCAAAAAGGGCTACAGCGGGGTAGGCGTGCTTACAAAGATCGAGCCCGATGCGGTGAACTACGGTTTCGATATTGAAGAGTTTGACGTCGAAGGCCGCGTGCTGCAGCTGGTGTTCCCGGACTGGGTGCTCAACAGCATCTACTTCCCTAATGGCGGCTCCGGCGACGACCGTCTGGACTACAAGCTCCGCTTTTACGACGCCTTTTTGGAAAATTCGGAGCGCTGGATTGCCGACGGCAAGCATGTGCTTACAGTAGGCGACTACAACACCTGCCATAAGGAAATAGACATTGCCCGCCCCAAGGAAAACGAGAACGTGAGCGGCTTCTTGCCTGTGGAACGGGCCTGGATGGACAAGTACGTGGAACACGGCTTTGTGGATTCCTTCCGCAATCTGCATCCGGACACACGGGACGTTTACTCCTGGTGGTCCAACCGTTTCGGCGCCCGGGGCAGGAACGTGGGTTGGCGTCTGGACTATGCCTTTGTAGATGAGGCCCTGATGCCCAACGTGGTCCGCTCCGAAATCCACACAACGGTTATGGGTTCGGACCATTGCCCCATCAGCATCGAGCTGGAGCCGCCCTTCGCTCCGCTGCCCATAAAGTCCGCATCTGCCGAAGCAGAAGTCCAGTAGAAAAAAGTCGCCCTTTCGAGCGACTTTTCTTTTAACTTGTTTGCGACAATTACGAGTGCAGGTATTCCACGATGGCGTCGTGGATGGTGGTGAACACTTCCCGCAGTTCCTCTTCGTCTTCTTCCAGGAGCGTCACGCGGAAGCCCTTCAGGTCGGTGCAGAAGCTGGTGCTGGGCACCACGCAGATGCCCTTCGCGCCTAGCAGGTAGTAAACGAAGCGGTAGTCCAGGTTCGTGGTCTTGCTGCACCATTCTTCCACCTTCTTCTTGATAATCGGGTTGTCGATTTTCAGCGTCTGGTGGCTGTTCAGCGTGCCTTCGCGGAAGATGATGGTGTTGTAGAACGCACCGTAGGTTGGGTTGAAGTACAGTTCCGGAATGTCTGAAAGTATTTCGTTGATGATGGCGCTACGGCGGCCAATCTTCTCGTTCAGCGCGGTGCGGTGCTCGATAAAGCGCGGATCGCCCAGCACGCGGGGAATGGTCATCTGCGGGAGCGTGGTGGAGCAGACTTCCACCATCTTGGCGTTGTCGATGGCGCGGCAGAAGGCGTCGAACTGTTCGTCCTTGTCGCGGTTGTAGTATTCGGCCCAGCCGCAACGAGCGCCCGGCCAGGGGTATTCCTTGGAGATTCCCTTCAGCGCGATGCCCGGAACGTCGCCGATGTATTCGGCCAGGGCGTAGGCGTGGGCGCCATTGTAGGTAATCTTGTTGTAGATTTCGTCGCAGATGATGAACAGGTTGTAGCGCTTCGCGATATCCACGATTTTCTTGAGGATATCCAACGGATAGACCATGCCCGTCGGGTTGTCCGGGTTCAGCACCAGGATGCCCGCGATGCTCGGGTTGTACTTCACCTTGTTCTCGAGCTCTTCCAGGTCCGGATACCAGTGGTTTTCGGGCTGGAGGCTGTAGGTGATGGGGGCCGTGTGGGCGTGTGCCGCTTCGGCGGAACTGTGGGTGCTGTAGGCCGGGGCAGGTCCGATAATGCGGGTGTTCATGGAGAGCAGGCCGTAGATGGTGGCGATGGCGTCACCCAGGCCGTTGAAGAACAGGATGTCGTCCACGCTAATCTGCGCGACGCCCAGCTTGTTGTTCTCCTTCACCAGGAATTCGCGGGTTTCCAGCATGCCCTTGGAGGGGCAGTAGCCGTAACTGCGGTTGGTCTTGACCAGGTCCACCACGATATCCTTGATCCAGTCGGGCAGCTGGCATTTCTTTTCGATAGGGTCTCCGATGTTTTCCCAGTGGATGGGGAGACCCAGGGCCTTGAGCTGGTTTGCCTTCTTCACGATCTCGCGGATTTCGTAAGAAAGTTCCTTGGCACCTTCGCTCAAAAGTCTTCTGCGCATTTTATGCTCCTATATAGGTATCGTAAATTCTCAAATTTTACTGCGTAATTATAGAATAATAAAACAGTGAAATTTCTTTAAGTTAATGGTTTGGGGTATGAAAAAAGCAGCCTTTTACGGGGCTGCCCTTGAAACTTGCTATCTGGATTTTGGCGTTATGCCTTACAGACCTTGGTTTCTCTGGACAGCCCCACAATAGCTCGGGCTGCTGCCGGGCTTGCTGCCATTGCCGCTGCTGCGATGTTCTGTCCAAAGAATTTATTCATGTGCAAAAATATAGTTCCAGGTGCAGAAGTTGTCAAGAGGGGGAGGTCTCCCCCTGATTGCAGCCTTGCCTCGTTGAGTCACATCCCTGCGTGCCATTCTTGCCATCCCCGCGCATCCTTCGTTGTCATCCCCGCGCATCCTTCGTTGTCATCCCCGCGCATCCTTCGTTGTCATCCCCGCGAAGGCGGGGATCTCCCTTCATCTACCCACTCGGCAAGTCTTCCATCACCCCCACGCCTAGGGGCGTAGCCCCTAAAACCCCTGTTTTAATATCACGTTTTGAAGTGTTTATATCGTTAATTTATAAAAAGAAGATAATTTGAAAAAATTGCTCTAGGTTGGAATAATCGCTTCCATTTTTGTATATTACCTCCCGAAAAGCCGTATTGCTATATCCCATAGCAACCGGAATGGTTGCGGGCTATGGAAATACGGCTTTTGTGCTTTTAGCACAAAGTCCAGCGGCTCGGAAGTGTTGATGCAAGCATCAACGTTTCACTCGCCTTGGGGGCTTTTTTTTGTTTTGAAATGGAGGAAAAATGACCAAAAAGGCCGAAAAGACGGAGATTGTGACGACAAATCCTCTCGTGGAATCGGGAGTGGAAAAGATGATTCAGGTTATTCGGGGCAAGCAGGTGCTGCTTGACCGCGACCTGGCGATGCTTTATGGCGTGGAAACGAAACGTATCAACGAGCAGGTAAAACGTAATATCGAACGGTTTCCCGAGGAATTTTGCTTTCGGTTAGACCGAGATGAAATTGAATTCGTGAAGTCGCAACTTGCGACTTCACGGAAAGAAGGGTTCTTTTCGGGACAAAAAGGCGGAGGTCGTAAAAATCCCTATGCCTTCACCGAACAGGGGGTAGCGATGTTATCTACCGTTTTACACAGTGAAAAAGCGATAAAGGTTAGCATCGACATAATGAAAGTTTTCGTCGCAATGCGGCATTATATGCTTGCGAATGGTGGGCTGGTTAATCGGCTTTCTAATGTGGAGTCCAAAATTTTGGACCATGATCGCAAAAACATCGAATATGATCGCAAATTTGACGAGGTTTTCGAAGCGATGGACCGGGGAGAACTCAAGTCCAAGGGGTTGTTTTACAATAATCAGGAGTTTGACGCCTATGTGTTCGTTTGTGACCTGATTCGCAGCGCAAAAAAGAGGATTGTTCTTGTTGACCGCTATGTAACCGAAAAGACGTTAACCATGATGCTCAAGCGGGAGAAAGGTGTTTCCGTTACCATTTACACCTACGACAAAAGTAAGGTTTTAGAGATGGATTTGGCAACCTACAACGAGCAGTATCCCGACAGTCCAATGCGGGTCCTGCCAAGTTATGGTATGCACGACAGATTTTTGTTCATTGACGAGGTTGCTTATCATTTTGGGGCGTCGTTGAAAGATTTGGGCAAGAACACATTTTTCTTTACACAAGAAGATTTTACACTAGAGGAAGTGCTGAAGGAGTCGCAGAAGATTCAGGACGCATTATCATCTCCGCCGACCTCTAAAACCTAGTGCTTTTTTCTATCTTGAATCACATGACCCACGGAACATTATATGACCCGATTCGCCAAAAGGATGTGCCCGACACCCCCGAGGAGCGGGTGCGTCAGGCGACGGTGCAGTTCTTGCTGAATGAGGTGAAGGTCCCTGCCCACCTGATTACGGTGGAGTTCGGCCTGAGTTCCGTGGACCCCAAGACGGATGACCGGGTGGACATCGTGGTGCACGATTTCCGCAACGGGAACGACCAGGCGAAACCCTGGCTTTTGGTGGAATGCAAGGCTCCCGGCGAATACACCTGGGAGGCTTTGCAGGTTCAGCTGAACAAGTACCTGCAGGTGCTCACGCCCAGGTTCGTGATGCTTTCGTTGGGGGATTGTGAGCGTTTTTTTGAAATGGACGCCGCCACCAAGAGATTTGTTAAGATTGAACGGCTTCCTGAATTCCGTTAGGCGGGTATTCGAAGGAGCGGCGTTCCGCAATCCACTTGCGCACGGCTTCGACCGCACGGGCGCCCAGAATCTCTTTCTTGTTCTTTTTTTTGAGGCCCTCGTGGTGGGGGAGCAGCCCGAAGTTGAAGTTCATTGGCTGAAAATTTTCGTTTTCCTCTACCAAGCGGTTCATCAAGGACCCGATGCAGCTCTCGTCGGGGAGCGGGTCGGCATGCCCGTGCAAAATGGTCTGGGCCATGTTCCAGGCGGCATACCATCCGGTAGCCACCGCCTCGGTGTAGCCTTCGCTTCCGGTAATCTGCCCGGCGAACCAGGTGGGCGGAATGTCCTTGGCGCAGGGCAGTTCAGGCCGCAATCTCAAAGTGGCATCCAAGAACTTGGGCGATTCAATGAAGGTGTTCCGGTGCATGCAACCTAGGCGGGCAAATTTCGCATTGCGCAAGGCCGGCACCATGGTGAAGATTTCTTTTTGCGTGCCCCACTTGAGGCGGGTCTGGAAACCCACCATGTTAAAGAGGGTCTTTTGCTTGTTTTCGGCTCGGAGCTGTATTACCGCGTACCACAAATGCCCATTGTTGCCGAGTCCGAGTCCGATGGGGCGCATGGGTCCGTGACGGAGGGTCTCATAGCCGCGGCGGGCCATTTCTTCGACAGGCAGGCAGCCCTCGAACAGTTCGTTCTTTTCGAAGGGGCGGGGCTCCACGGCTTCGGCCTCGCACAGTTTACGGACAAACTCCGTATAGGTTTCCTTGTCCAGGGGGCAGTTGATAAAGTCTGCCGTCTCGCCCTTTTCCCAGCGGTTCATGTAGAAGGCGTGGTCGAAGTCGATGCTGTCGGTCTCTACCACAGGGGCTATAGCGTCGAAGAAATGGAGGCGCTCGCTTCCCAGCCGCTTGAAGATATCGTCGGCGAGCGCGTCGCTGGCCAGCGGCCCCGCCGCGACTAAGGTCGGGCAGTCGCCTTCGAGGCTGGTTACTTCTTCTCGGTGGAGCGTGATGTTTGGAGATTCTGCAATTTTCTTTTCCACCGATTCGCTGAAAATGTCCCGGTTCACGGTGAGGGAATCGCCAGCGGGAACGGCGGCTTCGCGGGCGGAGTCCAAAAGGAAACTCCCCAGCATGGTGAGTTCCTGCTTTAAAAGTCCGTGTGCCGATGTGACGCCCAGCGCCTTGAAACTGTTGGAGCAGACGAGTTGTGCCAGGTGGCCGTCCTTGTGGGCGGGAGTCTGCTTGACCGGACGCATTTCGTACAGGTCCACCTTGAAACCGCGGCTCGCCAGTTGCAAAGCCGCCTCGCAACCTGCGAGACCGCCACCTATGACTCTTACTCGTTGCTGTTCGCTCATTTCATTCGCTTTGTGGTTTAAGGTACGGGGTTTTAGGGGTGTCCCCTAGGAGAAGGGGTAGCGCCCTTCGGCAGGCTCAGGGACCTGAGACGGTCGAAGGAAGCGAGGGGAAGGCTTTCCCCTTTTTGCCAGTTAGTGCTAGTCGGTTCCCTTGGACTGGATCCTTTATGCTTCGCATTCAGGATGACACACTTGCGTTTTACTCATCGGTCAATTCCGAATTTCGAAATCTGAATTCCGAATTAATTCGTCACCACTTTCCGGTAGCTCTTGGCGTTTCCGATCCAGAGTTTCACCAGGAGTTCTTCCAGGGAGGCAGTGGAGACGCATTCGGGGTCGGCGTCCTGGATTTCGTCGGAAATCAGGTTTGCCTGGGTCAGGTTCAGCATGCCGTAGTACATGGCTTCCATGAGCTGGGAGGCGAACTTCGGGGAAATCCGCGCCACTGCGTCCATGTCGTTCAGGGGCGGCAGTTGGGTCTTGTCGGGGCTGAACTGGTCCAGGTTGTCCATGGTCCACATGTCGGCGGCCTTGCCCATGTCGTCGCTGGGGGCGATTTTCAGGAGCTTTTCCTTGTAGGCGTTCCATTCCACGTTGGTGGTCTTTCCCGCCTTGCGCACGGACTTCAAGAAGGACAGGACGGCGTAGTAGAGGTCCTTTTCTCTCTGGTTCATTTCTTTCTGCGAAGCGGGAATCATGGCAAGCCCCTCGGGATTAGTGGCGGAAGTGCCTCATGCCGGTGAACACCATGGCCACCCCAAGCTTGTCGCAAGCTTCGATGGAGAGGTTGTCCTTCTTGGAACCGCCCGGTTGCACGATGTACTGGACGCCAGCCTTGGCAGCGGCTTCCACGTTGTCCGGGAACGGGAAGAAGGCGTCGGAGCCCATGACGACTTCGCTGAACACCTTCTTTTCGAGAGCCTTGAGACCGGCCTTGTCGATGCACTTGCCCTTTTCGTTGAAGAACTTCTTGGCGGCTTTCATGCGGGCGACGTTGTCACGTACGCGTGGCTGGCAGAGGCGGAGGTTACTATCGATGCGGTTCGGCTGGCCGGGGCCAAGGCCGATGACCTGGAAGTAGCCGCGGGCGTATTCGTAACCCATGACGATGGCGTTAGACTTGGTGTGCTTGGTCACGATCCAGGTGAAGCGGGCGAGGGCTTCCTTGTTCTTTGCGAACTTCTTCTTGGTGACGCATTCGAACTTTTCGTAAACGTCCACGTCGCGGTCCTGAACCAGCATGCCACCGATCACGTGCTTGTAGACCTTGCAGCGGGTCGCCTTCTTGATCTTGCCCACTTCAAGGAGACGAATGTCCTTGGACTTGTTCTTCAAAAATTCCAGAGCGTCCTTGTCGAATGCCGGGGCGAGCAGAATTTCGACGAACTTGCCCTTCAGGAATTCGGCGGTTTTCAGGTCCACCTTCTTGGTTACGGCAATCACGGAACCGAAGGCCGACACCGGGTCGCCTTCCCAGGCGGCTTCCATGGCGTTGCGCAGTGTCTTGCCGGTAGCAAGGCCACAGGGATTCATGTGCTTTACGATAACAACGGCATTTTCGTCTGCGAATTCGCGGGCCATTTCCAGGGCGGCGTCGGCATCCACGATGTTGTTGTAAGAAAGTTCCTTACCCCAGAGCTGCTTTGCGGTGGCGAGGCTTGCTTCGGTGCAGGTCGGGTCGCGGTAGAAGACGGCGGACTGGTGGGAGTTTTCACCGTAGCGCATGGGCTTCGGGTCAACGAATTTCAAAACGAGTTCTTCGGACATGTTTTTTCCTTTGTGATTTACATAGGATAATATAGGAAATTAGAAGAAAGGAGATGCCCGCTCGGAGGCGGGCATGACAAGAATAATACTGGCGTGACAAGAATTAACGCGGCTCGATTTAATACATCGTTGCCGGAGGGTTGTTGTCGTCGAGACCCGGCAGATTCGGGTTGGGCGCGATGTTGTCCAGCGGGTCTTCGGGTTCTACAATCAGGTTGTAATAGACGTTGTTCTTCAGTTCGTCTTCGATGTAGAAAAGGGTGCCGCCCATGGCAGAGCCGCAACCGGCGCAGGCTCCCTGGTAGCGGATTTTCAGGCGGTTGTCGTCGGTCAGGTCCAGCACTTCCAGGTCGCCACCGTCGCCTTGCAGCATCCCGCGCACGGACTGGTGGAGCCAGGCTTCGATTTTTTCGATTTTCTGCGGCTTGGTGAGGGCGTTCCATTCGGCGTCGGCTTCGGCACGGCCCTCGGCGGTCTGGGTGCGGTACTTGATGCGCTCCATCTTCTCGCGGACCAAAATAGCGGTGGCCTTCTTTTCGGGATAGGCTTCCAGAATCCGCTGTATAAGCGTGTTCATTTGTTTGAGCTCAGGTGCGGAGGCATCGAAAGCCGGCACGTCGGGTGTGTCCCGCAGTTCCTGTTCCAGGCTTTCGGCGGTGATAGCGCAGGCTTCTTCCACCGTGACCATCTGGATTTTCTTGCAGAAGGTGTCGGCAAGTGCGGTAAAGATTGGCCCGCCGTAGGTGAAGAACCGGGTCTCCAGAATCTTGTCGCATTCCGGGTCTATCATCAGGTAGACCTTCAGGCTCGCTTCCTTCACATCTACAAGGGCAAGGCCCTTTTCGTCGGCTTCAATCTGGAAAATCGCGCCCCTGTACTTGGGGGCCTTTGCAATCTCCTGCACCTTCTTGGAAAAATTCGCACACAGTTCTTCGCTCATAGTGCACCAAATATAGAATATTTGGCCAGTATGCACTTGAATGGTGATTTATTTGGCTTGTTTAGTAAACGAAAGTTAACATACGGATGTTTAATAATGGAGGCGAATAATATATATTTGAATTATAAGAACAAACGAACGGGGCCTTTATGAAAAAATTTCTCTTTCTTGCCGTGCTGGTTTCGGCCTTTTTTACCGCCTGCGGTAGCGACAGTGGCAGCAAGGGTTCTGACCCTGAAGATGGCGTTGAGCGGGATTCCACCGACCAGGGTGGCGACAAGAAGCCCCTGCCCGACATTCCGGCCCTGGCCATGGACTCGGTGGACACCGAAGATGACCTGCCCGCCTGCGTCTCTTCCAATGATGGGGATTCCGCCTACGTGAAGAGTGTCTACTCCATATATCGCTGCGACGACGGGCTCTGGGAACCCGATGGGTTTGTGCTTCAGAGGGTAAAGTCCAAAGATAAATTGCCCGAATGTACCAAGGACCGCATTTCGATGCTTGTGGTTACAACCGACAGTTCAATGGTTTATCGCTGCGGAAGGGAATCGTGGACTGTTCTTGGCAAGATGGTTGTCTCGGAGACGGACTTGCCCAACTGCACGGCCAACAGGGACGGGGAGATGGCATACGTCCAGGAATCCGGCAAGGTCATGGTGTGCGATGGCAGATGGACGGAACAGGAGTTCGATGACGCGGTATATTGCGGAACTCGGTCCTATGACCCGGCCGAGAAGTTCTGTATAGCGGAAAAACTTTATGCCCTTTGTGGCGGCAAGGACTTCGACCCTGCCAAGCAGTTCTGCTTCGAAGATACCCTCTACGCCCTTTGCGGTGGCGAAGACTACCGCCCCACCAGGCGTTTCTGCGTCAGGGATACCCTTTACGACATGTGCGGAGGCAAGACCTTTGACCCTGCTAAGAAGTTCTGCATCGACGATAAACTCCATGACCTGTGCGGCGGCAAGAGTTTCGATGTGGACAGGGAACGTTGTGAGGGCGGAAAAGTCCAAGGAACCTGTGGCACGGAAGCGTATGACGCAAGTGAAAAGTTCTGTGTTTCAGGAGAACTTTACGACCTGTGCGGCGGCAAAAAATACGACACTGCGACTGAATTCTGTTCTGGCGACGAAGTCTACAATTTTTGCGGCGGAGCAAGTTACGATGTGACAGCGAAATTCTGCTCCGGTGGTCAGACTTACGACCTGTGCGGCGGAGCAAGTTACGATGTGACGGCGAAATTCTGCTCCGGTGGCCAGACTTACGACCTGTGTGGCGGAGAAGAATATGATGTGACGGCAAAATTCTGTTCTGGCGGTAAAACCTATGATTTGTGTGGCGGCTCCGGGTATGATGTGGAAGAGGAACACTGTGTAAACGGAGAACCAAAGAGTTGTAATGCCTTGACATACGACAAATCCACCCATTTCTGCGATGCAAGGGATCTACAAATCTATAGGTTCGTTACCATCGGCACCCAGACATGGATGGCCTATAACCTGAACTATTCGGATAGCGCGAATTATCCCAGTATGCTGGAACGGAATTGGTGCTACAAAAACAGTCTGGACAGTTGTGTCAAATATGGTCGCCTTTACACCTGGGCCGCGGCAATAGACTCGATGAAACTCGCAAATGATGCCACGAATCCGTTGACCTGCGGCTACGGCGTGGAGTGTGGCCTCTCCGGCAAAGTTCAGGGCATTTGCCCCAAGGGCTGGCACCTGCCGAGCCGAACGGAATGGGAAGCCCTGTTCACGGCCGTGGGTGGCTTCTCAACAGCAGGTCCAAAGCTCAAGTCCCTGACAGGCTGGAATAGTGGCGGCAACGGCACGGACGCCTTCGGGTTTTCGGCGTTGCCTGCTGGCGGCAGGTACGACTATGGCAACTTCCGCTACGGTGGCAACTACGCGAGCTTCTGGAGTTCTACGGAGGGCAATAGCAACAGCGCGTACTGCATGTACCTGTTCTACGACTACGACCTTGGGGGCCTGGGCAACTACAGCAAGGACTACGGGTATTCAGTTCGTTGTCTCCGGGACTAACATGGCGCAAGCCGAAGGCTAGCGCCAGGGCCTAGGCCGCCTGCGGCCACGGCCATGATAATTTCGTGCAAACTTGGTTGTCACGGCATTTCGCCTTATGGGGGTTTTAGGGGCGGGGCCCCTAGGCGAGGGGGTAGCGGAGACGGCAAGGAGATCCCCGCCTTCGCGGGGATGACAAAAAAAGAGGTGGGGATGACGAGCCGTTGTAGCGAGGGGGAGGCTTCCCCCTTCTAATCGCTACTGCGTAGCCGTCACTTCACGTCCACCGTCACCTTGTACATGGGCTTGCCGCGGTAACTGTTCAGGCCCTTGGCGGTCTGGACTTTCAAGTTCTTGGCGGTGACGCCCTTCTGCTGCTTGAGCACGTTCAGCAGTTCCTGGTTGCGCTTTTCGGCCAGGTTTGCCAGGTCTTGTTGCATGGCCTTGCTGTCGAATTCGGCGTCGTGTTCCTTGGCGTAGGCTTTGAAACCGGCATCGCTGTCCTTGATGGCGAGGGCGGCCTTTTCGTCAATCTCGTTGAGGCTAGCCTTGCCTTCTTTTTGCTTGTAGTATTCGGTCTTGAGCTTGTGGGCCTTGTGTTCTTTTGAAATCTTGGCGGGGTTGTAGTACTGGGTGTAGGTGAGGGTCAGGTTCTTGTCTTTGGCCAGAGCCTCGGTCATCTTGGAAGCCTTGGCGAACTGTTCGCTGGTAAATGTTCCGCTAGAAACGTCGATCAGGATTTCGTCGTCTTTGCCCAGGTTCAGGCCCACGGCAGAGGCTCCCGTGTTGGCCACGTTGCCTACAATCTTGATGGGGGAGAGGGCTACCTTAATGAGCAACTTTGTCACCGTGTCCCACACGATTTTCAGGTACGAGAATTCCGGGTCCTTCACGTTGCCCTTCACGGGAACGTCGAACTGGATCTTGTCATCCTTGTCCTTGAGCACATAGAGGCCGACTTTCATGGGCACGGGGTATTCCGGGTCAACGCTGTCGTCTTTGTCGCCCACGTCAATGTTATAGATGTCAATGGTGTTCTTGCTATCGACATTAAAGTTATTCATCTTGTTGTCGCTGGCAAAGGCCATGGTGCCTGCGATGATGGGGTAGCCCGTGAAGTGCAGACTGTAACTGCTGAAATGCTTAAGGGCCAGGTTCTTGACGCTTACGTAGGCGTCCATGGTACCGATGTCGTTGAGGGCGCCCTTGTACTTGACGGACACGGAGCCTCCTTCGGGGAAGGCGGCGCTCACGTTCACGTTGCAGGGTTTGTCGAAGTTGATGTTGGAACCGCTTACCGTGATGGCGGAGACTTTGTAGTTGAAAGGTTTGGAAAGGGTGTAGTCGTTGGCGGTGACGGTGGTGTTCTGCACCAGGAGTTTTGTGACGATGGCGTCCAGCTTTTTGGCGGGTTCGACCTTGGCATTTGCACTGGCTGAGTCCGTCGCAGCATCAGGTGCGGGTGCTACCAGGGAATCCAGCGGAACCGCATTGGAATCGGTGGCTACGGTGTCCGCCTTGGCTTTGCCCTTGGGGGTGAGCAGCACGTCGATGTTGGTCTTTCCGCCCTTGTACAGGTCCAGGTGGGCGAATGCTCTGTCTACCACGACGGAGTCGATGCGGAACTTGAACTTTTCCAGGTTGGCTTCGGCAATGCCTACGCCCACATGGCCCGCCCCGATGGTCTTGTCGTTGGTCTCTGTGATCACCACGCTATCCACGCTGACAATGCCCTTCACGTTGGAGGCGAGAATGCTGTTCAGGTTGCCCTGGATGTCCATGTCTGCGGAGAGGTTGCCCTTGAAGTCCTTGATGTTCACGAAGTCGTTCAGGTAGGGTTTGCCTGCAGCCAATGCGAAGTCCTTGAGACCCACGTTCACGTTGAAGTCGTTGGTGGCCGCATTGACGGTCACCTTCACGTTCAGGTCGCCGCCGTCGGCGAATTTGAGGCTCACGCCCACGTCGGTCTGCTTGTTGCTCAGGTAAACTGCGGGTATGGCCACTCCAAAGTCCTTGATGTGGATCTTGGAACCCACCTTGGCGTCTTCGTAGATGATGTTGCCGTTCTCGAAGACGATGTTCTTGACGGAAATGCTCACGGGGAGTCCGTCGGCGATTTCGGCCGCGTTGATCATGCCGGTGGAATCGGCGGCGGTAGTGTCGGCGGGTTCGGCAGCGGTGGAGTCAGACTGGGAGAGAAAATCCAGAATGTCGCTGAAGTTGAAACGGTCGCCGCTCTGGACCACGTGCACGTAGAGGCCCTTCATGTAGATTTCGCCTACGCTGGCCGTTCCGGTAACGATTCTCGTGGGGTTCAGGTTGATGCGGAACTTTTC
This portion of the Fibrobacter sp. genome encodes:
- a CDS encoding NifU family protein; its protein translation is MSEELCANFSKKVQEIAKAPKYRGAIFQIEADEKGLALVDVKEASLKVYLMIDPECDKILETRFFTYGGPIFTALADTFCKKIQMVTVEEACAITAESLEQELRDTPDVPAFDASAPELKQMNTLIQRILEAYPEKKATAILVREKMERIKYRTQTAEGRAEADAEWNALTKPQKIEKIEAWLHQSVRGMLQGDGGDLEVLDLTDDNRLKIRYQGACAGCGSAMGGTLFYIEDELKNNVYYNLIVEPEDPLDNIAPNPNLPGLDDNNPPATMY
- a CDS encoding IMP cyclohydrolase — protein: MSEELVLKFVDPKPMRYGENSHQSAVFYRDPTCTEASLATAKQLWGKELSYNNIVDADAALEMAREFADENAVVIVKHMNPCGLATGKTLRNAMEAAWEGDPVSAFGSVIAVTKKVDLKTAEFLKGKFVEILLAPAFDKDALEFLKNKSKDIRLLEVGKIKKATRCKVYKHVIGGMLVQDRDVDVYEKFECVTKKKFAKNKEALARFTWIVTKHTKSNAIVMGYEYARGYFQVIGLGPGQPNRIDSNLRLCQPRVRDNVARMKAAKKFFNEKGKCIDKAGLKALEKKVFSEVVMGSDAFFPFPDNVEAAAKAGVQYIVQPGGSKKDNLSIEACDKLGVAMVFTGMRHFRH
- the trmFO gene encoding methylenetetrahydrofolate--tRNA-(uracil(54)-C(5))-methyltransferase (FADH(2)-oxidizing) TrmFO yields the protein MSEQQRVRVIGGGLAGCEAALQLASRGFKVDLYEMRPVKQTPAHKDGHLAQLVCSNSFKALGVTSAHGLLKQELTMLGSFLLDSAREAAVPAGDSLTVNRDIFSESVEKKIAESPNITLHREEVTSLEGDCPTLVAAGPLASDALADDIFKRLGSERLHFFDAIAPVVETDSIDFDHAFYMNRWEKGETADFINCPLDKETYTEFVRKLCEAEAVEPRPFEKNELFEGCLPVEEMARRGYETLRHGPMRPIGLGLGNNGHLWYAVIQLRAENKQKTLFNMVGFQTRLKWGTQKEIFTMVPALRNAKFARLGCMHRNTFIESPKFLDATLRLRPELPCAKDIPPTWFAGQITGSEGYTEAVATGWYAAWNMAQTILHGHADPLPDESCIGSLMNRLVEENENFQPMNFNFGLLPHHEGLKKKNKKEILGARAVEAVRKWIAERRSFEYPPNGIQEAVQS
- a CDS encoding fibrobacter succinogenes major paralogous domain-containing protein; amino-acid sequence: MCGGKTFDPAKKFCIDDKLHDLCGGKSFDVDRERCEGGKVQGTCGTEAYDASEKFCVSGELYDLCGGKKYDTATEFCSGDEVYNFCGGASYDVTAKFCSGGQTYDLCGGASYDVTAKFCSGGQTYDLCGGEEYDVTAKFCSGGKTYDLCGGSGYDVEEEHCVNGEPKSCNALTYDKSTHFCDARDLQIYRFVTIGTQTWMAYNLNYSDSANYPSMLERNWCYKNSLDSCVKYGRLYTWAAAIDSMKLANDATNPLTCGYGVECGLSGKVQGICPKGWHLPSRTEWEALFTAVGGFSTAGPKLKSLTGWNSGGNGTDAFGFSALPAGGRYDYGNFRYGGNYASFWSSTEGNSNSAYCMYLFYDYDLGGLGNYSKDYGYSVRCLRD